In the genome of Mucilaginibacter sp. 14171R-50, the window ATCCGACCTGGCGTACACCATCGATGGCAGCGTTGTAAAGGTTTATGCCCCCGAACGCTTGCAAGGTAACTTCAGCGTTTTTGTAAACGAGGGGGTTGAAGACATTTATCACCGAAAAATAAAAAAGGCTTTTACCGCTAATGTGTTTTTTGAGAACCGCGAGCCGGCCGTAACCATCCCCGGCAAAGGCGTGATACTTCCCGATTCGGGTAAGCTAATGATGCCTTTTGAGGCCGTGAACCTGAATGCTGTAGATGTGAGCATCATCAAGATTTACGAAAACAACGTGCCGCAATATTTTCAAAACAATGGTTTTGATGGCGGTTACGAGTTGCGGCATGTGGGTAAACCTATCGTTCAAAAAACTATCAGGCTGGATACCGATAAGGGCTTAAACCTTAACAAAAAGAACCGTTTTATGCTGGATGTTGACCAGCTGATGCGTGCCGAACCGGGCGCAATATATCGTGTGATCATCGGTTTCCGTAAAGAATACTCGTTATACAATTGCAGCGTGGGCAAATTAGCAGCCAAAAATGACGACGATGATTATGATGAAAATGAATATGCAGGTGATAACATCAGCAAGGTAAACGACGAGGACGATGACTTTTGGCAGCGGTACGATAATTATTATCCCGAAAACTTTAACTGGCGTGACCGTAACGACCCATGCACCGAATCGTACTTTAGCAAGCAGCGCTGGGCTACGCGTAATATCATCGCATCTAACATTGGCCTGATAGCCAAACGTGGTAACGATAACAACATGATGATTGCGGTAACCAACATCCTGAGCGCTGAGCCTATGAGCGGCGTGGACCTGGAATTGCTGGATTATCAAAAGCAGGTGATGTTTAAAACCACATCTGATGGTGATGGCATGGCAACCTTTAGCCTTAAACGCAAGCCTTACCTGCTGGTAGCCAAAAAAGGAAAAGAACGCGGCTATCTTAAACTTGATGATGGCAGTTCGCTCCAGCTTTCCCGCTTTAATGTAGGCGGCGAACAGGTACAAAACGGCCTCAAAGGTTTCCTTTACGGCGAGCGTGGTGTTTGGCGCCCCGGCGATTCCGTATTTGTGACCTTTATTTTAGAGGATAAGTTAAAGACCCTGCCGGCAGACCACCCGGTAGAATTTGAATTGTATAACCCCAACGGACAGCTTTATCGCCGCATTACCAGGACAAGTTCTGTAGATGGTTTCTACAGTTTCCATACGGCTACCGAGACCTCCTCGCCTACCGGCAACTGGAACGCAAAGGTTAAAGTGGGCGGCGCGGTGTTCGAGAAGAAAATAAAGGTAGAAACCATTATGCCAAACCGCCTGAAGCTGAAACTTGATTTTGGCGGCGCTACAGAATTAACCAAAGGCAGCGGCGCAAACGGCACGCTAAACGCGCAATGGCTGTTCGGCGGCATAGCGCAAAATCTAAAAGCCAAGGTCGATGCCTTCCTGTCGTCGCAGAAAACCGCCTTTAAAGGCTACGAGGATTATAATTTCGACGATCCTACCCTGGGCTTTAATACACAGGCCCAAACGGTTTTTGATGGCAAATTAAACGAGAATGGCACCGCAGCCATTAACACCGATATCAATGTAGAAAAACAAGCGCCGGGACAACTGCGGGCCAACTTTGTGGTAAAGGTATTTGAGCCGGGTGGCAACTTTAGCCTGCAGCAGGCCAGTATGCCTTACAACGTTTACAGCGGCTACGTGGGCATTAAAACACCAAAAGGCAGCGACCTGAGCGGTATGCTGGTGACTGATAAAACCCATGAGATAGCGATTGCCGATGTTGATACCAAAGGTAACGCCATGGCGGGCAGCCGCACGGTTGAGGTGGAACTTTACAAAATACAATGGCGCTGGTGGTGGGACGACACCGGGAACGAGCTAAGCAATTTTACGCAGGACCGTTATAACAAGCTGATCAAGACCGAAACGGTACAATTGACGAACGGCAAGGGTAAATGGAACCTTAAAATTAACCAGGCGGATTGGGGACGCTATTTGATTAGGATTAAAGACCCCGAAACCGGCCACTCCACCGGTAAAATAATTTATGTTGACTGGCCAAACTGGTCGGAGCGTTTGCAGAACACCGACCCTACCGAGGCGGCTATGCTATCGTTCACGTCTGACAAGCCCAATTACAAAGTTGGCGAGGAAGCTACGCTGACCATCCCTACAGGTGGCGACGGCAGGGCTTTGATCAGTTTTGAGAATGGAAGCAAGGTTTTAAAAACCGTTTGGATAGACACCAAAAAAGGCGAAACCCGCTACAGCTTTAAGGTTGATGAAACCATGGCGCCAAATGTTTTTGTGAACGTTACGCTGTTGCAGCGCCATGCACAAACCGTTAACGACCTGCCCATACGCATGTACGGCGCTATCCCGCTAACGGTTGACGACCCCGAAACGATACTGAAGCCGGTGATCAGTATGCCGGACAAGATACGGCCCGAAACGCAGTCGGTTATTACGGTATCCGAAGCATCGGGCAAGGAAATCACCTATACCATTGCCATTGTTGACGAAGGTTTACTGGATATCACCAACTTTAAAACACCCGACCCGCATGGGGCCTTTTACGCCCGTGAAGCCTTAGGTGTAAAAACCTGGGACCTGTTTGATTACGTGATCGGCGCGTTTGGCGGCGGGCTGGAACGCATCCTGAGTATTGGCGGCGACGGCACAAACGGCACCAATAAAAACGTGACCATAAACCGCTTTAAACCTGTGGTGAAATTTATGGGGCCTTATCACTTAAACAGCGGTGATAAGCAAACGCATAAATTTACCCTGCCGCAATATGTGGGCTCGGTTAAGGCAATGGTTATAGCCGGGCATAATGGCGCATACGGCACCGCCGAAAAAGTGGTGGCTGTTAAAAAACCGTTAATGATATTAGCCACCCTGCCGCGGGTGCTCGGCCCGTCTGAAAAGATCCAGTTGCCGGTAACCGTATTTGCGATGGAGAACAACATCAAGTCGGTTAGCGTACAGGTGCAGTCGAATATGTTCAGCAATTTGGCCGGTAATAATTCAAAAACAGTAACGTTTGCCAAACCGGGCGATCAACTGGTAACCTTTGACCTGGATGTTAAAGATTTTGTAGGCGTAGGCAAAGTGAAAATAGTTGCCAAAAGCGGCGGCGAAACCGCGGCCTATGATGTTGAACTGAACGTGCGCAACCCTAACCCGCCGGTAACCCGCATATTTGAAAAGGAACTGAAACCGGGCGAATCATACGCTACAGCTTACAACGCAATCGGCATTAACGGCACCAACAAGGCCACGCTCGAGGTTGCCAGCATACCGCCT includes:
- a CDS encoding alpha-2-macroglobulin, whose protein sequence is MNYISNLFRSRRGQIIVSVSLILIALVIYFARQHHRNNLKVDAAFGRYIESYTTGVISKQSTIRIKLAGEVQVAHAQNEQLKDDIFDFSPSIKGKAYWVDDRTIEFKPEAALDVDKKYSAEFNLGKIVKVDDHFEQFKFGFQTIKPDFSVTFAGLRSESATSGEKMKLTGTIQTADAEDQAGVEKLLNVTYTTPVSVTWVHNPIAKSHQFTITKITRTNVANPLTVDWDGGKLDIDKKGSEEFRVPALGEFKVLDIKAVMDNDQYVAVQFSDPIMVGQELGGLIGINNSSDLAYTIDGSVVKVYAPERLQGNFSVFVNEGVEDIYHRKIKKAFTANVFFENREPAVTIPGKGVILPDSGKLMMPFEAVNLNAVDVSIIKIYENNVPQYFQNNGFDGGYELRHVGKPIVQKTIRLDTDKGLNLNKKNRFMLDVDQLMRAEPGAIYRVIIGFRKEYSLYNCSVGKLAAKNDDDDYDENEYAGDNISKVNDEDDDFWQRYDNYYPENFNWRDRNDPCTESYFSKQRWATRNIIASNIGLIAKRGNDNNMMIAVTNILSAEPMSGVDLELLDYQKQVMFKTTSDGDGMATFSLKRKPYLLVAKKGKERGYLKLDDGSSLQLSRFNVGGEQVQNGLKGFLYGERGVWRPGDSVFVTFILEDKLKTLPADHPVEFELYNPNGQLYRRITRTSSVDGFYSFHTATETSSPTGNWNAKVKVGGAVFEKKIKVETIMPNRLKLKLDFGGATELTKGSGANGTLNAQWLFGGIAQNLKAKVDAFLSSQKTAFKGYEDYNFDDPTLGFNTQAQTVFDGKLNENGTAAINTDINVEKQAPGQLRANFVVKVFEPGGNFSLQQASMPYNVYSGYVGIKTPKGSDLSGMLVTDKTHEIAIADVDTKGNAMAGSRTVEVELYKIQWRWWWDDTGNELSNFTQDRYNKLIKTETVQLTNGKGKWNLKINQADWGRYLIRIKDPETGHSTGKIIYVDWPNWSERLQNTDPTEAAMLSFTSDKPNYKVGEEATLTIPTGGDGRALISFENGSKVLKTVWIDTKKGETRYSFKVDETMAPNVFVNVTLLQRHAQTVNDLPIRMYGAIPLTVDDPETILKPVISMPDKIRPETQSVITVSEASGKEITYTIAIVDEGLLDITNFKTPDPHGAFYAREALGVKTWDLFDYVIGAFGGGLERILSIGGDGTNGTNKNVTINRFKPVVKFMGPYHLNSGDKQTHKFTLPQYVGSVKAMVIAGHNGAYGTAEKVVAVKKPLMILATLPRVLGPSEKIQLPVTVFAMENNIKSVSVQVQSNMFSNLAGNNSKTVTFAKPGDQLVTFDLDVKDFVGVGKVKIVAKSGGETAAYDVELNVRNPNPPVTRIFEKELKPGESYATAYNAIGINGTNKATLEVASIPPLNLAERLNYLITYPHGCVEQITSAGFPQLYLGQLFDLSPRQKAETERNIKLSINRLNGFRVQGGGLSYWPGEGTADEWGTNYAGHFLIAAQAKGYSLPSGFLDEWKRYQKQKAVNWSPDPRTNIHGYYYYTDLVQAYRLYLLALSGSPELGAMNRLREYQYISVEARWRLAAAYKLAGQPEVGLRMIAGLPTTIKPYNSMYGTYGSDLRDEAMILETLTLLGQQQKASGMVRTVAAKLSQDSWYSTQTTAYSLIAIAQYCGANRSGGKLSFNYNAGAAKGNVNSSAYLWQQQLAPNSGKVTLKNTGKNRLYVRLIQQGQPSSGQDIKTYVNPDVMQMRVAYFTLGGKAIDPTSLKQGSDFVAQVTLKNPGKRGRYDNLALTQIFPSGWEILNSRMLNNDEAFKSSPSDYRDIRDDRVNTYFSLAEGREVTYYVMLNAAYAGKYYLPAAYCEAMYNHDINALIKGQWVEVVK